A genomic window from Periophthalmus magnuspinnatus isolate fPerMag1 chromosome 16, fPerMag1.2.pri, whole genome shotgun sequence includes:
- the entpd3 gene encoding ectonucleoside triphosphate diphosphohydrolase 3 has translation MASKEAAGYKCRIALVLFLLLGSIAALIAVAVIQNKWSFTSYSMEYGIVIDSGSSRSNIYLYEWPGEKQNETGIVKEVMNCRVAGDGISEMKVDPEKDAASWKAFKACMTNISKAIPEEKHKKTPLFLGATAGMRLLEESNKPRAMEIMESLRQYLSALPFNFQNASIISGQEEGLYGWITVNYIMENFFEKNMWNKYVRPEGGQTFGSMDLGGASTQIAFTVGENLTGEDYLHVKLYGYNYNVYTHSFLCYGKNEAEKQVLDKIIQQSSNPDLILNPCYPDGLNITHKASDIYDTTCTKIPGKYNLNQTFFMVGTGDSEECKKTVRMIFDFDTCNADQCSFNGVEQPPVFGEYMAYAGFFFTARAIGDNEDLDTFRAAISKFCHTSWVQLKKEKTWISDRYLKTYCFAGHYVFSLLTEGYKFDKNTWPNIHFEKEIKKTSIGWSLGYMLSLSNMIPSDVKENFPMSNPLFAGLIFLFSVLTIITLVIVFIFCVRTCY, from the exons ATGGCCTCTAAAGAGGCCGCTGGATACAAGTGTCGGATCGCTCTGGTGCTGTTTCTTCTTTTGGGCAGCATTGCGGCTCTGATCGCTGTCGCTGTCATCCAGAACAAATGGAGCTTCACTTCATATAGTATGGAG TATGGTATAGTGATAGATTCAGGCTCATCTCGTTCAAATATTTACCTGTATGAGTGGCCCGGAGAAAAGCAAAATGAGACAGGGATTGTGAAAGAAGTCATGAACTGCAGGGTTGCAG GTGATGGTATCTCAGAGATGAAAGTTGATCCAGAGAAGGATGCTGCTTCATGGAAAGCTTTCAAAGCCTGCATGACCAACATCAGCAAAGCCATTCCCGAAGAAAAGCATAAAAAGACTCCTCTATTTCTGGGAGCAACAGCCGGGATGAGATTGCTGga ggaaagCAATAAACCCAGGGCCATGGAAATCATGGAAAGTCTCAGACAGTACCTCAGTGCCCTGCCTTTTAATTTCCAAAACGCCTCCATCATCAGTGGACAGGAGGAAGGCCTGTATGGATGGATCACAGTCAACTACATCATGGAGAACTTTTTTGAG aaaaataTGTGGAATAAATACGTGAGACCAGAAGGAGGACAAACCTTTGGATCCATGGACCTGGGCGGCGCCTCTACACAGATAGCCTTCACAGTAGGAGAGAACCTTACTGGAGAGGATTACCTGCACGTCAAGTTGTATGGCTACAACTACAATGTGTACACGCACAGCTTCCTCTGCTATGGCAAAAATGAAGCTGAGAAACAGGTCTTGGATAAAATAATTCAG CAATCATCCAACCCAGATCTCATCTTAAACCCTTGCTATCCAGATGGTCTCAACATAACACATAAAGCATCAGACATTTACGATACAACATGCACAAAGATACCAGGGAAATATAACCTGAACCAAACGTTCTTCATGGTGGGAACTGGGGACTCAGAAGAGTGTAAAAAGACTGTCAGGATGATttttgactttgacacatgcAATGCAGACCAGTGCTCTTTCAATGGAGTGGAGCAGCCACCAGTCTTTGGAGAATACATG GCATATGCTGGATTCTTCTTTACAGCTAGAGCTATTGGTGATAATGAAGATCTTGACACCTTCAGGGCCGCAATAAGTAAATTCTGCCACACATCCTGGGTACAG ttaaagaaagaaaagacatGGATCTCTGACAGATATCTCAAGACTTACTGTTTTGCTGGCCACTATGTCTTTTCCTTACTGACAGAAGGCTACAAGTTTGACAAAAACACCTGGCCGAACATACACTTTGAAAAAGAG ATAAAGAAGACAAGCATTGGGTGGAGTTTAGGGTACATGCTAAGTCTGTCTAATATGATCCCGTCTGACGTGAAGGAAAACTTCCCCATGTCAAACCCTCTGTTTGCTGGACTTATATTCCTATTCTCAGTCCTCACCATTATAACCCTTGTGATTGTCTTCATCTTCTGTGTGCGCACCTGCTACTAA